In the genome of Porphyrobacter sp. ULC335, one region contains:
- a CDS encoding sterol desaturase family protein — MLPADTPVPLALLFVSLAVTLIVALRYVLTSGLFALATAKIRPGLYDGKAAQIRREVRWSLLSAAIYGAPAGMVLWAWKHHGWTQMTADWSALPLWYHPLSVLIYLFVQDTCFYWSHRWMHRPKWFRLAHAVHHDSRPPTAWTAMSFHPIEAVTGAVVVPVLVFLVPIHVAMLGLVLTIATVMGVTNHMGWEMFPRWLVHSPLGNWLITASHHERHHEEYRCNYGLYFRVWDRLCGTDKGLSKRIVAEAGHSAGVVAS, encoded by the coding sequence ATGCTCCCTGCCGATACCCCCGTTCCGCTGGCGCTATTGTTCGTCAGCCTTGCTGTCACTCTGATCGTGGCGCTTCGCTATGTGCTGACGAGCGGGCTGTTCGCGCTGGCGACGGCGAAAATCCGCCCCGGCCTCTATGATGGAAAGGCAGCCCAGATCCGGCGCGAGGTGCGCTGGTCGTTGCTGTCGGCGGCGATCTATGGCGCGCCTGCGGGGATGGTGCTGTGGGCCTGGAAGCACCACGGCTGGACGCAGATGACCGCCGACTGGAGCGCGCTGCCCTTGTGGTATCACCCGCTTTCGGTGCTGATCTACCTCTTCGTGCAGGACACCTGTTTCTACTGGAGCCACCGCTGGATGCACCGGCCCAAATGGTTCCGCCTCGCCCATGCCGTCCATCACGACAGCCGCCCGCCAACCGCGTGGACCGCGATGAGCTTCCACCCGATCGAGGCGGTGACCGGCGCGGTTGTGGTGCCGGTGCTGGTGTTTCTGGTGCCGATCCATGTCGCGATGCTCGGCCTCGTGCTCACGATCGCGACGGTGATGGGGGTCACCAATCACATGGGGTGGGAGATGTTCCCGCGCTGGCTTGTTCACTCGCCATTGGGAAACTGGCTGATAACGGCCAGCCATCACGAACGGCACCACGAGGAGTACAGATGCAATTACGGGCTCTATTTCCGGGTGTGGGACCGGCTGTGCGGGACGGACAAGGGTCTGTCGAAACGGATCGTGGCCGAGGCCGGGCACAGCGCGGGGGTGGTGGCTTCGTGA
- a CDS encoding DsbA family protein: protein MSSETPADAPRTLTSTLLTALLALVFGFLGAAVWSYSGLADNRTRSFLLDNPDMLPQMAQAYEEQEAGKRLAQMGDAVFDPFPGVVLGNPNGKRVLVEFTDYNCPYCEASLKDVNRLVAEDPDLKVVIREWPIFEGSDVASRMALAAGLQGKYRAFHDAMFATNDVAAAAKAAGLDMARAERDAVSEAVSTEIARNLDHARALGFTGTPAWIAGKKPFGGAVGYEKLKAALTAASEAG from the coding sequence ATGTCCTCCGAAACGCCTGCCGATGCGCCGCGCACGCTGACCTCGACCTTGCTGACCGCGCTGCTGGCGCTGGTGTTCGGCTTTCTGGGTGCGGCGGTGTGGTCCTATTCGGGCCTTGCCGACAATCGCACCCGCAGCTTTCTGCTCGATAACCCCGATATGCTGCCGCAGATGGCGCAGGCCTATGAGGAGCAGGAAGCGGGCAAGCGGCTGGCGCAGATGGGCGACGCGGTGTTCGATCCCTTCCCCGGCGTCGTGCTCGGCAATCCGAACGGCAAGCGGGTGCTGGTCGAGTTCACCGACTATAATTGCCCCTATTGCGAGGCGAGCCTCAAGGACGTGAACCGGCTGGTGGCCGAGGACCCCGATCTCAAGGTCGTGATCCGCGAATGGCCGATTTTCGAAGGCAGCGACGTTGCCTCGCGCATGGCATTGGCGGCGGGATTGCAGGGCAAGTACCGCGCCTTCCACGACGCCATGTTCGCCACCAATGATGTGGCAGCAGCAGCCAAGGCGGCCGGTCTAGACATGGCGCGGGCCGAGCGGGATGCCGTCTCCGAGGCAGTCTCGACCGAGATCGCCCGCAACCTCGATCACGCCCGGGCATTGGGCTTCACCGGCACGCCTGCCTGGATCGCTGGCAAGAAACCCTTCGGCGGGGCGGTCGGTTACGAGAAGCTCAAGGCCGCACTCACGGCTGCCAGCGAGGCGGGTTGA
- a CDS encoding DUF2141 domain-containing protein → MRLSVLALAGSTAVLAAATPAQAGDVVITVTDLRSTKGVVRACMTTRADIFPKCIKDPSAHRAVVSASGKVEIRFSGVKPGNYAIALLHDENDNGKADRAMGMMPKEGYGFSRDAPVKMAPPKFSDAVMAIGEGTARLTIKMRYFL, encoded by the coding sequence GTGAGGCTGTCGGTGCTGGCGCTGGCGGGCAGCACGGCGGTTCTTGCCGCAGCAACCCCGGCACAGGCGGGTGATGTGGTGATTACCGTCACCGATCTGCGATCGACCAAGGGCGTGGTGCGCGCCTGCATGACCACGCGGGCGGACATCTTCCCCAAATGCATCAAGGACCCTTCGGCCCACCGCGCGGTCGTATCCGCCAGCGGCAAGGTCGAAATCCGCTTTTCCGGCGTGAAGCCCGGCAATTACGCGATCGCGCTGCTGCATGACGAGAACGACAACGGCAAGGCCGACCGCGCGATGGGGATGATGCCCAAGGAAGGCTACGGCTTCTCTCGCGATGCGCCGGTCAAGATGGCGCCGCCCAAGTTCAGCGACGCGGTGATGGCCATCGGCGAGGGCACCGCGCGCCTGACAATCAAGATGCGGTACTTTCTCTAA
- a CDS encoding MmcB family DNA repair protein, with protein sequence MSGNPLSQPDSLAPPVLSASDVARGIGRLFARNDIWCLSEVPLRNGRRADLMGIDAKGLVVIVEIKVARADLLGDAKWPDYLDFCDRFYWGLPPGLDRAPLENEAYRPETCGVIVADGYDAEILRPAALEPLAAARRKTQVEHLARIAMRRHMALLDPLCTALDQHG encoded by the coding sequence ATGTCCGGCAACCCGCTCTCCCAGCCTGATTCGCTTGCACCTCCGGTGCTTTCCGCGAGCGATGTGGCGCGCGGGATCGGGCGTTTGTTTGCCCGTAACGACATCTGGTGCCTGTCCGAGGTGCCGCTGAGAAACGGACGCCGCGCTGATCTGATGGGGATCGATGCCAAGGGTCTGGTGGTGATTGTCGAGATCAAGGTCGCGCGTGCCGATCTGCTCGGCGATGCCAAGTGGCCCGATTATCTCGACTTCTGCGATCGCTTTTACTGGGGCCTGCCCCCGGGTCTCGACCGTGCGCCGCTGGAAAACGAGGCCTATCGCCCCGAAACTTGCGGGGTGATCGTGGCGGATGGTTACGATGCCGAGATCCTGCGCCCCGCCGCGCTCGAACCGCTGGCCGCCGCGCGGCGCAAGACGCAGGTCGAGCATCTGGCGCGGATAGCGATGCGGCGGCACATGGCGCTGCTCGATCCGCTCTGCACCGCGCTGGATCAGCACGGCTGA
- a CDS encoding M48 family metalloprotease: MRGRPHPFAFCLALLASLVAAATPVAAQSILRDAETEQLLLDMAAPLIEASELEPGNVELVLINDNSINAFVAGGQVIYVHTGLINAAETANEVQGVLAHELGHITAGHVVRFNERSKAANGISILSLLLGVGAALAGAGDAGMGIIAAGQQAALGSFLSFNRDQEASTDLAGVRYLSGAGISGKGMIKFFERLRGNEIRAGYSQSDESAYGRTHPLTGDRIQTLRGLLEQDRHWDTEPDPALQDRFVRAKAKLYGYLAEPHRTMNAFPARDTSVPARYARAYAYHKDARVDLALAEADALLDLEPDNPWFLELKGQVLLESGRPKDALGPLRRATELTRAHPLIAGMLGHALIATEDRANFAEAEQVLRASVGRDRYNPFAWYQLGVVYEARGDIPRARLASAEQQVMNRLYPQALANAQAAEANLPYGSADWIRAQDVALEARAELERVRDRR; the protein is encoded by the coding sequence ATGCGCGGTCGCCCCCATCCTTTCGCCTTCTGCCTTGCCTTGCTGGCGAGCCTCGTCGCCGCGGCCACCCCGGTCGCGGCGCAATCGATCCTGCGTGATGCGGAAACCGAGCAGCTTCTGCTCGATATGGCCGCGCCGCTGATCGAGGCGAGCGAGCTTGAGCCCGGCAATGTCGAGCTGGTGCTGATCAACGACAATTCGATCAATGCCTTCGTTGCGGGCGGGCAGGTGATCTACGTCCACACCGGCCTCATCAATGCCGCCGAAACCGCTAACGAGGTGCAGGGCGTCCTCGCGCACGAGCTGGGCCATATCACCGCAGGTCACGTGGTGCGCTTCAACGAGCGGAGCAAGGCGGCGAACGGCATCTCGATCCTCTCGCTGTTGCTCGGTGTCGGCGCGGCGCTGGCCGGGGCGGGTGATGCCGGGATGGGGATCATTGCTGCCGGACAGCAGGCCGCGCTTGGCAGCTTCCTGTCGTTCAACCGCGATCAGGAGGCCTCCACCGATCTTGCCGGGGTGCGCTATCTTTCGGGCGCGGGGATTTCGGGCAAGGGGATGATCAAGTTCTTCGAGCGGCTGCGCGGCAATGAAATCCGCGCCGGTTACAGCCAGTCCGACGAATCCGCCTATGGCCGCACCCACCCGCTCACCGGCGACCGGATCCAGACCCTGCGCGGGTTGCTGGAGCAGGACCGGCACTGGGATACGGAACCCGATCCGGCGCTGCAGGACCGCTTCGTGCGCGCCAAGGCCAAGCTCTACGGCTATCTGGCCGAGCCGCATCGGACGATGAACGCATTTCCCGCGCGCGACACCAGCGTGCCCGCCCGCTATGCCCGCGCCTATGCCTATCACAAGGACGCACGCGTCGATCTCGCGCTGGCGGAGGCCGATGCACTGCTCGATCTTGAGCCCGACAATCCCTGGTTCCTGGAGCTGAAGGGGCAGGTGCTGCTCGAATCCGGGCGACCGAAGGACGCGCTGGGGCCGCTGCGCCGCGCGACCGAACTGACCCGCGCCCATCCGCTGATTGCCGGGATGCTCGGCCACGCCCTGATCGCGACCGAGGACCGCGCCAATTTTGCCGAGGCCGAACAGGTGCTGCGCGCGTCTGTGGGGCGGGATCGCTACAATCCCTTCGCGTGGTACCAGCTCGGCGTCGTTTACGAAGCACGCGGTGACATCCCGCGCGCGCGGCTGGCGAGCGCGGAGCAGCAGGTGATGAACCGGCTCTACCCGCAGGCGCTCGCCAATGCGCAGGCGGCCGAGGCGAACCTGCCCTATGGCTCGGCGGACTGGATCCGCGCGCAGGATGTTGCCCTTGAGGCGCGCGCCGAACTGGAACGCGTGCGCGACAGGCGCTAG
- a CDS encoding sensor histidine kinase, producing MAVLQIQAAPFFASKNRAFWNLQLAGWGAAFLLRAVSALANQQPLDLLALILVTTITGFSISLILSVIYRKLIHQQPLITWGLTALVLMFAVLLHASIDAWVQGVYYAGSRETTFAQRLIGLLYLPLTLLGGWSALYYAINFFLTVEEQADRLERLEAQATAAQLAMLRYQLNPHFLFNTLNSISTLVLLKQTEPANAMLTRLSGFLRHTLIAEPGSQVCLAQEIETLQLYLDIERMRFEERLRTHFEIEDAALTAQLPAMLLQPLVENAIKYAVSTQEEGARIALTARVIGDRLRLTVEDTGPGVDEGQRYPAAISGDPVPGRPVSTGVGLANIRNRLAQAYGDNHLFETRSEAGGGFTVLIEIPFTQAARAEEAAAPAAAAVGTAAGGSDNIIPLNPPHKTIGTSA from the coding sequence ATGGCAGTGCTCCAGATCCAGGCGGCGCCGTTCTTCGCCAGCAAGAACCGGGCGTTCTGGAACCTCCAGCTGGCGGGTTGGGGCGCGGCGTTCCTGCTGCGCGCGGTGTCGGCACTGGCCAACCAGCAGCCGCTCGATCTGCTGGCGCTGATCCTCGTCACCACCATCACCGGCTTCTCGATCAGCCTGATCCTTTCGGTGATCTATCGCAAGCTCATCCACCAGCAGCCACTCATCACCTGGGGGCTGACCGCGCTGGTGCTGATGTTTGCGGTGCTGCTGCACGCCTCGATCGATGCCTGGGTGCAGGGGGTCTATTACGCGGGCAGCCGCGAGACGACCTTTGCGCAGCGCCTGATCGGCCTGCTCTACCTGCCGCTCACCCTGCTGGGCGGGTGGAGCGCGCTTTATTATGCGATCAATTTCTTCCTGACGGTGGAGGAGCAGGCTGACCGGCTGGAACGGCTGGAAGCGCAGGCGACAGCCGCACAGCTGGCAATGCTGCGTTACCAGCTTAACCCGCACTTCCTGTTCAACACGCTCAATTCGATCAGCACGCTGGTGCTGCTGAAGCAGACCGAGCCTGCCAATGCGATGCTGACCCGCCTTTCGGGCTTCCTGCGCCACACGCTGATCGCCGAGCCGGGCAGTCAGGTCTGCCTCGCGCAGGAGATCGAGACCTTGCAGCTCTATCTCGATATCGAACGGATGCGGTTTGAAGAACGTCTGCGCACCCATTTCGAGATCGAGGACGCCGCGCTCACGGCGCAGCTGCCCGCGATGCTGCTGCAACCGCTGGTCGAGAATGCGATCAAATACGCCGTCAGCACGCAGGAAGAAGGCGCGCGCATTGCGCTGACGGCCCGCGTGATTGGCGACCGGCTGCGCCTGACTGTCGAGGATACCGGGCCGGGCGTGGATGAGGGGCAGCGTTACCCCGCCGCGATTTCGGGCGATCCGGTGCCGGGCCGCCCGGTATCGACCGGCGTCGGCCTCGCCAATATCCGCAACCGTCTGGCGCAAGCCTATGGCGACAATCATCTGTTTGAAACGCGTTCGGAAGCTGGGGGCGGCTTCACCGTGCTGATCGAGATTCCCTTCACTCAGGCCGCAAGAGCCGAGGAGGCGGCAGCACCTGCCGCAGCAGCCGTCGGGACTGCTGCGGGCGGGAGCGACAACATCATCCCCCTCAACCCCCCCCATAAAACCATCGGAACCTCCGCATGA
- a CDS encoding MerR family transcriptional regulator: MKIGDLARAGGVSVETIRFYQRRGLLSEPPRGAGARRYSEGDLERLRSIRAAQTAGFTLEEIATLLGLDHDDRTAARSLAEARIAAIDEKIATLKTMRAALKDLVKDCAQGGEGPCPILGAFSISPKTNPVNNQTRARRV, encoded by the coding sequence ATGAAAATCGGTGATCTGGCCCGTGCGGGCGGTGTTTCGGTCGAGACGATCCGCTTCTATCAGCGCCGCGGGCTGCTTTCGGAGCCGCCGCGCGGCGCAGGGGCACGACGCTATTCGGAAGGCGATCTGGAGCGGCTACGCTCGATCCGTGCCGCGCAGACGGCGGGCTTCACGCTCGAGGAGATTGCCACGCTGCTCGGCCTCGATCACGATGACCGCACCGCCGCCCGCTCCCTCGCCGAGGCGCGGATTGCCGCGATCGACGAGAAGATCGCGACGCTCAAGACGATGCGCGCCGCGCTCAAGGACCTCGTGAAGGACTGCGCACAGGGCGGGGAGGGGCCATGCCCGATCCTCGGCGCCTTCAGCATTTCGCCCAAAACCAACCCCGTCAACAACCAGACCCGCGCCCGGCGCGTATAG
- the copC gene encoding copper homeostasis periplasmic binding protein CopC, giving the protein MRIAALFAALALTALVPGAPLLAHVKLAASTPVAGAKAKAPKAITLTFSEKVNPAKATAAIIMTAMPGMANHGEMPIRNFTTSWSADGKTLTLTLKKPLPSGSYDVRWQAAAADGHAMTGKVSFDVG; this is encoded by the coding sequence ATGCGTATTGCTGCCCTTTTTGCCGCCCTCGCCCTGACTGCGCTCGTCCCCGGCGCTCCGCTCCTCGCGCACGTCAAGCTCGCCGCATCAACCCCGGTAGCAGGCGCCAAGGCCAAGGCCCCCAAGGCGATCACGCTGACCTTCAGCGAAAAGGTCAATCCCGCCAAGGCGACCGCCGCGATCATCATGACCGCGATGCCGGGCATGGCGAACCACGGCGAAATGCCGATCCGCAATTTCACCACCAGCTGGTCGGCGGACGGCAAGACCCTGACACTGACGCTCAAGAAGCCCCTGCCGTCCGGCAGCTATGACGTGCGCTGGCAGGCCGCCGCCGCCGACGGCCATGCCATGACCGGCAAGGTCAGCTTCGACGTTGGATAA
- a CDS encoding copper resistance protein B: protein MRIALPLLALLAAAPLAAQDPHAGHTMPAPAQDPHAGHDMGEMEQSSAPGPTMETPPPPEAGSGPPRAADAIWGAEAMAASREDLRRTHGDFPVFWFQGDRIEAQVRQGEDLYLWDIQGYYGTPTERLWFKSEGEGEFGSNPEDAEVQALYARAFAPFWDVQAGVRHDIAGPDTTHAVIGVQGLAPYMFEVDAALFLSHRGDVTARIEAEFDQRITQRLILQPRVEANLSAQDIPELGIGAGIDQIEIGARLRYEIRREFAPYIGIEQSWRTGQGADFARLRGEDPSATSLVAGIRFWF, encoded by the coding sequence ATGAGGATCGCCCTTCCGCTGCTCGCCCTGCTGGCCGCCGCGCCGCTCGCCGCACAGGACCCGCACGCAGGGCACACAATGCCCGCGCCTGCCCAGGACCCTCATGCCGGGCATGACATGGGCGAAATGGAGCAATCTTCAGCGCCCGGCCCGACGATGGAGACCCCGCCTCCGCCTGAAGCAGGCAGCGGCCCGCCGCGCGCTGCCGACGCGATCTGGGGCGCCGAAGCCATGGCCGCCTCGCGCGAGGACCTGCGCCGCACCCATGGCGATTTCCCCGTCTTCTGGTTCCAGGGCGACCGCATCGAGGCGCAGGTGCGCCAGGGCGAAGACCTCTATCTGTGGGACATTCAGGGCTATTACGGCACCCCGACCGAACGGCTGTGGTTCAAGTCCGAGGGCGAGGGCGAGTTCGGCTCAAACCCCGAGGATGCCGAGGTGCAGGCGCTCTATGCCCGCGCTTTCGCGCCGTTCTGGGATGTGCAGGCAGGGGTGCGCCACGATATCGCCGGGCCGGACACCACCCATGCGGTGATCGGCGTGCAGGGCCTCGCACCCTACATGTTCGAAGTGGACGCCGCGCTGTTCCTCTCGCACCGCGGCGACGTCACGGCGCGCATCGAGGCCGAGTTCGACCAGCGCATCACCCAGCGCCTGATCCTCCAGCCGCGCGTGGAGGCCAATCTGTCGGCGCAGGACATTCCCGAGCTTGGTATCGGCGCAGGGATCGACCAGATCGAGATCGGCGCGCGGCTCCGCTATGAAATCCGGCGTGAATTCGCGCCCTATATCGGCATCGAGCAATCCTGGCGCACCGGCCAGGGCGCCGACTTTGCCCGCTTGCGCGGCGAAGACCCTTCCGCCACCAGCCTCGTCGCAGGCATCCGATTCTGGTTCTGA
- a CDS encoding MauE/DoxX family redox-associated membrane protein, whose product MNNATPTAVLHRMVMPGHTCPYGLKARHLLKSRGYLVEDHLLTTRAETDRFKAEHGVATTPQTFIDGHRIGGYDDLRRHFGLKVADPNATTYRPVIALFAMTALMAMAAAYAVDGTAISIRAAEWFIGLSMCVLALMKLQNVDKFATMFLNYDLLAKRWVPYGTIYPFAEGLAGVLMVAGVLDWVSIPVALFIGTIGAVSVFKAVYIDRRELKCACVGGDSNVPLGFVSLTENLMMIAMALWMAASPMAMA is encoded by the coding sequence ATGAATAACGCTACCCCAACCGCCGTCCTCCACCGCATGGTGATGCCCGGCCACACCTGCCCCTACGGGCTCAAGGCGCGCCATCTGCTGAAATCCAGAGGCTATTTGGTCGAGGATCACCTCCTCACCACCCGCGCCGAAACAGACCGTTTCAAAGCCGAACACGGCGTCGCCACCACGCCGCAGACCTTTATCGACGGCCATCGCATCGGCGGTTACGACGATCTGCGCCGCCACTTCGGTCTGAAAGTCGCCGATCCGAATGCGACCACCTACCGCCCGGTGATCGCGCTGTTCGCCATGACAGCGCTGATGGCGATGGCGGCCGCCTATGCTGTTGACGGCACCGCGATCAGCATCCGTGCCGCCGAATGGTTCATCGGGCTTTCGATGTGTGTGCTGGCGCTGATGAAGCTCCAGAATGTCGACAAGTTTGCCACCATGTTCCTGAATTACGACCTGCTGGCCAAGCGCTGGGTGCCGTACGGCACGATCTATCCCTTCGCCGAGGGGCTGGCCGGGGTGCTGATGGTTGCAGGTGTGCTTGACTGGGTGTCGATCCCGGTGGCGCTGTTCATCGGCACGATCGGCGCGGTGTCGGTCTTTAAGGCGGTCTATATCGACCGGCGCGAGTTGAAGTGCGCCTGTGTCGGCGGCGACAGCAACGTGCCGCTCGGCTTTGTGTCGCTGACCGAGAACCTGATGATGATCGCGATGGCCCTGTGGATGGCGGCCAGCCCGATGGCGATGGCCTGA
- a CDS encoding LytR/AlgR family response regulator transcription factor produces the protein MTIRTILVDDEKLAIQGLQLRLAPFEDVEIIDTCANGREAIRKIKTEKPDLVFLDIQMPGFDGFSVVKGVMEIEPPLFVFVTAYEEHAIRAFEANAVNYLMKPVDEQKLADTIERVRQRLAEKKSAEDAEQLLDVLAEVAPDRAADFVETTTPAAESADRFEKLINVKDRGQIFRVEVDTIEHIEAAGDYMIISTGDNSLVLRETMKDLERRLDPRKFQRVHRSTIVNLDLVRQVKPHTNGECFLVLESGAEVKVSRSYRDVVARFVH, from the coding sequence ATGACCATCAGAACCATTCTCGTCGACGACGAAAAACTCGCCATTCAGGGGCTGCAATTGCGGCTCGCGCCCTTCGAGGACGTCGAGATCATCGACACCTGCGCCAACGGCCGCGAGGCGATCCGCAAGATCAAGACCGAAAAGCCCGATCTCGTGTTTCTCGACATCCAGATGCCCGGCTTTGACGGCTTCAGCGTTGTGAAGGGCGTGATGGAGATCGAACCGCCGCTGTTCGTCTTCGTCACTGCCTACGAAGAACACGCGATCCGCGCCTTCGAGGCCAATGCGGTCAATTACCTCATGAAGCCGGTCGACGAACAGAAGCTCGCCGACACCATCGAACGCGTGCGCCAGCGTCTGGCCGAGAAGAAATCGGCCGAGGATGCCGAGCAGCTGCTCGACGTGCTCGCCGAAGTCGCGCCTGATCGCGCTGCCGACTTCGTCGAGACCACCACGCCCGCCGCAGAAAGCGCCGATCGCTTCGAAAAGCTCATCAACGTCAAGGACCGCGGCCAGATCTTCCGCGTCGAAGTCGACACGATCGAGCATATCGAGGCCGCGGGCGATTACATGATCATCTCCACCGGCGACAATTCGCTGGTGCTGCGCGAGACGATGAAGGACCTTGAGCGCCGCCTCGACCCGCGCAAGTTCCAGCGCGTCCACCGCTCGACGATCGTCAACCTTGATCTGGTCCGGCAGGTGAAGCCGCACACCAACGGCGAATGCTTCTTGGTGCTGGAAAGCGGCGCGGAGGTGAAGGTTTCGCGCAGCTACAGGGATGTGGTCGCAAGGTTCGTACACTAA
- a CDS encoding copper resistance system multicopper oxidase produces MILSRLSRRHLLAGAGAVSAFSALPAWAQGHSTHRQRGGAPIRVGFDEVSGGVIDLSVGHGPRVVQGRKGHGIAVNGSVPGPLIRLKEGQNVRLNVTNHLDEDTSIHWHGLLLPFHMDGVPGISFPGIKPGQTFTYKFPIRQSGTYWYHSHSGLQEQQGHYGPLIIDPAGDEPVQYDREFILLLSEFTPLHPHFIMDRLRKGEGYFNYQQTSWSDDYPLTAEDRRMWAEMRMPATDIADVTGSTYTYLANGRGPKEGLEYLFTPGERVRLRVINGGAQTFFNLRIPGLPMTVIAADGQNVKPVEVDEFQIGAAETYDVIIEPRAEAYTIIAESMDRSGMALAALTSRSGARAPIPPPRKPPLLDMGDMGMNHGDGGGHSMDGMKMRDTLLLPPDVKVGPGIDMVSMAPVDKLGDPGLGLRDVEHRVLNYRMLSALEPNRDTREPSRLLELHLTGNMERYMWSFDGEMYSAVSDVPIRFAWNERVRVKLVNNTMMAHPIHLHGMFFELVNGEGPAHQPRKNIVIVQPGASAQFDLTANEPGDWAFHCHLLYHMHGGMMQTVTVMGPESGT; encoded by the coding sequence ATGATCCTTTCCCGTCTTTCCCGCCGTCATCTGCTTGCCGGGGCCGGAGCCGTATCGGCCTTCTCCGCGCTGCCCGCATGGGCGCAGGGGCATTCCACGCATCGCCAGCGCGGCGGTGCGCCGATCCGTGTCGGCTTTGACGAGGTGTCGGGCGGAGTGATCGACCTCTCCGTCGGCCACGGCCCGCGCGTGGTGCAGGGGCGCAAGGGCCACGGCATCGCGGTGAACGGTTCGGTGCCGGGGCCGCTGATCCGCCTCAAGGAAGGGCAAAACGTCCGCCTCAACGTCACCAACCACCTTGACGAGGACACCTCGATCCACTGGCACGGACTGCTGCTGCCCTTCCACATGGACGGTGTGCCGGGGATCAGCTTCCCGGGAATCAAGCCGGGGCAGACCTTCACTTACAAGTTCCCGATCCGCCAGTCGGGCACCTATTGGTATCACAGCCATTCCGGGCTTCAGGAACAGCAGGGGCATTACGGCCCGCTGATCATCGACCCGGCAGGCGACGAGCCGGTGCAATACGACCGCGAATTCATCCTGCTGCTTAGCGAGTTCACCCCGCTCCATCCCCATTTCATCATGGACCGGCTGCGGAAGGGGGAAGGCTATTTCAACTACCAGCAGACCAGCTGGAGCGACGATTATCCGCTCACCGCCGAAGACCGCCGGATGTGGGCCGAGATGCGGATGCCGGCGACCGATATCGCGGATGTGACCGGATCGACCTACACCTACCTCGCCAACGGGCGGGGGCCGAAGGAGGGGCTGGAATACCTCTTCACCCCCGGCGAGCGGGTGCGTCTGCGCGTGATCAACGGCGGGGCGCAGACCTTCTTCAACCTGCGCATTCCCGGCCTGCCGATGACGGTGATCGCTGCCGACGGCCAGAACGTGAAGCCGGTCGAGGTCGATGAATTCCAGATCGGCGCGGCCGAGACCTACGACGTCATTATCGAGCCGCGCGCCGAGGCCTATACCATCATTGCCGAAAGCATGGACCGTTCCGGCATGGCGCTGGCCGCGCTGACCAGCCGCTCCGGTGCACGTGCGCCTATTCCGCCGCCGCGCAAGCCCCCGCTGCTCGACATGGGCGACATGGGGATGAACCATGGTGACGGTGGCGGCCACAGCATGGACGGCATGAAGATGCGCGACACCCTGCTGCTGCCGCCCGATGTAAAGGTCGGCCCCGGCATCGACATGGTTTCGATGGCCCCCGTCGACAAGCTCGGCGATCCGGGCCTCGGCCTGCGCGATGTGGAGCACCGCGTGCTCAACTACCGGATGCTCTCCGCGCTGGAGCCCAACCGCGACACCCGCGAGCCGAGCCGCCTGCTGGAGCTGCACCTCACCGGCAACATGGAACGCTACATGTGGTCGTTCGACGGCGAGATGTATTCCGCCGTCAGCGATGTCCCGATCCGTTTCGCCTGGAACGAGCGGGTGCGGGTCAAGCTCGTCAACAACACCATGATGGCGCACCCGATCCACCTGCACGGCATGTTCTTCGAACTGGTCAATGGCGAGGGGCCCGCGCACCAGCCGCGCAAGAACATCGTCATCGTCCAGCCGGGCGCGAGCGCGCAGTTCGATCTCACCGCCAATGAACCCGGCGACTGGGCGTTCCACTGCCACCTGCTCTATCACATGCATGGCGGGATGATGCAGACCGTGACGGTGATGGGGCCGGAGAGCGGGACATGA